In Gammaproteobacteria bacterium, one genomic interval encodes:
- a CDS encoding helix-turn-helix domain-containing protein produces MAKGRDFDALQKRRMRAANLLRRGLSQSRVAHQLGVSRQSVSRWAGRLEAHGQAGLRKA; encoded by the coding sequence ATGGCCAAGGGACGAGATTTTGATGCGCTCCAGAAACGACGCATGCGGGCGGCGAACCTGCTACGGCGAGGGCTTTCGCAGTCCCGAGTCGCCCACCAGCTGGGGGTCTCACGCCAGTCGGTTTCGCGCTGGGCCGGCAGGCTCGAAGCGCACGGGCAGGCCGGCTTGCGCAAGGC